The Impatiens glandulifera chromosome 8, dImpGla2.1, whole genome shotgun sequence genome includes a window with the following:
- the LOC124911757 gene encoding cyclic phosphodiesterase-like, with protein MDHQAPKSISSEPIKRFYSVLALPPDDVTERLSKLMAELRSYFGGPEFDPHVTVVGLIRLTEADALEKFATVCEGLKAYNATVEKVDTGTFFYQCVYLLMQQDSQVMEAAAYCWNQFGYTSSTTYMPHLSILYGDLSDEDKKKAQEEANILDDNLADMSFLISRFALYEIEPNDDTLASWKKIIETNLQPN; from the exons ATGGATCATCAGGCCCCAAAATCCATCTCCTCAGAGCCCATCAAGCGGTTCTACTCTGTTTTGGCCCTCCCTCCAGATGATGTGACAGAGCGTCTGAGTAAGCTAATGGCAGAGCTCAGATCATACTTCGGAGGCCCTGAGTTCGACCCACATGTCACCGTAGTCGGACTCATCAGGCTGACCGAGGCCGACGCTCTAGAGAAATTTGCAACGGTATGTGAAGGTCTAAAGGCGTATAACGCCACCGTCGAGAAAGTGGACACAGGAACCTTCTTCTATCAATGCGTGTATCTTCTCATGCAACAAGATTCCCAG GTGATGGAAGCAGCTGCTTATTGTTGGAATCAATTTGGTTACACGAGTTCGACAA CTTATATGCCACATCTCAGCATCTTATATGGAGATCTGTCTGATGAGGACAAGAAAAAGGCTCAAGAAGAAGCTAATATCCTTGACGATAACCTGGCCGACATGAGTTTCCTGATAAGTAGATTCGCTTTGTACGAAATAGAGCCAAACGACGATACTCTCGCATCCTGGAAGAAGATAATTGAAACTAATCTTCAACCTAATTAA
- the LOC124912065 gene encoding cyclic phosphodiesterase-like: MDPQASEPIKRVYSVWALPPEDVAQRLRKLMAELRSEFDGPEFEPHVTVVGAISLTETDAREKFVAGCEGLKTYNATVEKVTTGTFFYQCVFLLLRPDPQVIATAANCWNHFGYKNSTPYMPHLSILYGDLSEEDKKKAQEKANIIDDSLANLSFEINRLALYETDTEDITLKSWKKITEFHLQPN, translated from the exons ATGGATCCTCAAGCATCTGAACCCATCAAGCGTGTGTACTCTGTTTGGGCACTCCCTCCAGAAGATGTGGCACAACGGCTCAGGAAACTGATGGCAGAGCTCCGATCGGAGTTCGACGGTCCTGAGTTCGAGCCCCATGTAACCGTGGTCGGAGCCATCAGTCTGACAGAGACAGACGCTCGGGAGAAGTTTGTGGCTGGATGTGAAGGTCTGAAGACTTATAACGCCACCGTCGAGAAAGTGACCACAGGAACCTTCTTCTATCAGTGCGTATTTCTTCTCCTGCGACCAGACCCACAG GTGATTGCAACAGCTGCTAATTGTTGGAATCATTTTGGTTACAAGAACTCTACAC CTTATATGCCACATCTCAGCATCTTATATGGTGATCTATCCGAGGAAGACAAGAAAAAGGCTCAAGAGAAAGCGAACATCATCGATGATAGCCTGGCTAACCTGAGTTTCGAGATAAATCGACTCGCTTTGTATGAAACAGATACAGAAGACATTACTCTCAAGTCCTGGAAGAAGATAACTGAGTTCCATCTACagccaaattaa
- the LOC124912003 gene encoding floral homeotic protein AGAMOUS-like isoform X1, which translates to MEFPNLDDESMRLEMSSSQLRKNGRGKIEIKRIENTTNRQVTFCKRRNGLLKKAYELSVLCDAEVALIVFSNRGRLYEYANNSVRATIDRYKKAYSDSTNTGSVAEANAQYYQQESSKLRAQISNLQNSNRYLSLIYINYLFKNEIINKYAYTCRHMLGEGISTMPLRDLKNLENRLEKGISKIRSKKNELLLAEIEFMQKREVDLHNNNQFLRAKFGEMNQIVEGERVQEHQQMNLAPQVGGGSIDYELVPIPHSFDNRNFFQVNALQPNQHQYSRSSDQTALQLV; encoded by the exons atggaaTTTCCAAATCTTGATGATGAGTCGATGAGATTGGAGATGTCATCAAGTCAGCTGAGAAAGAACGGGAGGGGAAAGATCGAAATTAAGCGGATCGAGAACACTACTAATCGCCAAGTCACGTTTTGTAAACGCAGAAACGGTTTGCTGAAGAAAGCCTATGAATTGTCTGTTCTTTGCGATGCAGAAGTTGCTCTCATCGTCTTCTCCAACCGCGGTCGCCTCTATGAGTATGCTAACAACAG TGTGAGAGCAACCATTGATAGGTATAAGAAGGCTTATTCGGATTCGACCAACACTGGCTCCGTGGCCGAAGCAAATGCGCAG TATTATCAACAAGAATCTTCAAAATTGCGTGCCCAGATTAGCAATTTGCAGAACTCAAACAGGTACCTTAGcttaatttacattaattacctttttaaaaatgaaattataaataaatatgcatATACATGCAGGCACATGCTGGGTGAGGGTATTAGCACCATGCCTCTTAGGGATTTAAAGAATCTGGAAAATCGTTTAGAAAAAGGAATTAGCAAGATCAGATCCAAGAAG AATGAATTACTACTTGCTGAAATCGAATTTATGCAAAAGCGG GAGGTTGACTTGCACAACAATAATCAATTTCTGCGAGCAAAG tTTGGTGAAATGAATCAGATAGTTGAAGGCGAGAGAGTACAAGAACACCAACAAATGAACTTGGCACCGCAAGTTGGTGGTGGTTCCATAGACTATGAGCTCGTTCCAATTCCGCATTCCTTCGATAATCGAAACTTCTTCCAGGTCAACGCTCTGCAGCCCAATCAACATCAATATTCGCGTTCCTCCGACCAAACAGCACTTCAACTAGT CTAA
- the LOC124912003 gene encoding floral homeotic protein AGAMOUS-like isoform X2 translates to MEFPNLDDESMRLEMSSSQLRKNGRGKIEIKRIENTTNRQVTFCKRRNGLLKKAYELSVLCDAEVALIVFSNRGRLYEYANNSVRATIDRYKKAYSDSTNTGSVAEANAQYYQQESSKLRAQISNLQNSNRYLSLIYINYLFKNEIINKYAYTCRHMLGEGISTMPLRDLKNLENRLEKGISKIRSKKNELLLAEIEFMQKREVDLHNNNQFLRAKIVEGERVQEHQQMNLAPQVGGGSIDYELVPIPHSFDNRNFFQVNALQPNQHQYSRSSDQTALQLV, encoded by the exons atggaaTTTCCAAATCTTGATGATGAGTCGATGAGATTGGAGATGTCATCAAGTCAGCTGAGAAAGAACGGGAGGGGAAAGATCGAAATTAAGCGGATCGAGAACACTACTAATCGCCAAGTCACGTTTTGTAAACGCAGAAACGGTTTGCTGAAGAAAGCCTATGAATTGTCTGTTCTTTGCGATGCAGAAGTTGCTCTCATCGTCTTCTCCAACCGCGGTCGCCTCTATGAGTATGCTAACAACAG TGTGAGAGCAACCATTGATAGGTATAAGAAGGCTTATTCGGATTCGACCAACACTGGCTCCGTGGCCGAAGCAAATGCGCAG TATTATCAACAAGAATCTTCAAAATTGCGTGCCCAGATTAGCAATTTGCAGAACTCAAACAGGTACCTTAGcttaatttacattaattacctttttaaaaatgaaattataaataaatatgcatATACATGCAGGCACATGCTGGGTGAGGGTATTAGCACCATGCCTCTTAGGGATTTAAAGAATCTGGAAAATCGTTTAGAAAAAGGAATTAGCAAGATCAGATCCAAGAAG AATGAATTACTACTTGCTGAAATCGAATTTATGCAAAAGCGG GAGGTTGACTTGCACAACAATAATCAATTTCTGCGAGCAAAG ATAGTTGAAGGCGAGAGAGTACAAGAACACCAACAAATGAACTTGGCACCGCAAGTTGGTGGTGGTTCCATAGACTATGAGCTCGTTCCAATTCCGCATTCCTTCGATAATCGAAACTTCTTCCAGGTCAACGCTCTGCAGCCCAATCAACATCAATATTCGCGTTCCTCCGACCAAACAGCACTTCAACTAGT CTAA
- the LOC124912003 gene encoding floral homeotic protein AGAMOUS-like isoform X3, translating to MEFPNLDDESMRLEMSSSQLRKNGRGKIEIKRIENTTNRQVTFCKRRNGLLKKAYELSVLCDAEVALIVFSNRGRLYEYANNSVRATIDRYKKAYSDSTNTGSVAEANAQYYQQESSKLRAQISNLQNSNRHMLGEGISTMPLRDLKNLENRLEKGISKIRSKKNELLLAEIEFMQKREVDLHNNNQFLRAKFGEMNQIVEGERVQEHQQMNLAPQVGGGSIDYELVPIPHSFDNRNFFQVNALQPNQHQYSRSSDQTALQLV from the exons atggaaTTTCCAAATCTTGATGATGAGTCGATGAGATTGGAGATGTCATCAAGTCAGCTGAGAAAGAACGGGAGGGGAAAGATCGAAATTAAGCGGATCGAGAACACTACTAATCGCCAAGTCACGTTTTGTAAACGCAGAAACGGTTTGCTGAAGAAAGCCTATGAATTGTCTGTTCTTTGCGATGCAGAAGTTGCTCTCATCGTCTTCTCCAACCGCGGTCGCCTCTATGAGTATGCTAACAACAG TGTGAGAGCAACCATTGATAGGTATAAGAAGGCTTATTCGGATTCGACCAACACTGGCTCCGTGGCCGAAGCAAATGCGCAG TATTATCAACAAGAATCTTCAAAATTGCGTGCCCAGATTAGCAATTTGCAGAACTCAAACAG GCACATGCTGGGTGAGGGTATTAGCACCATGCCTCTTAGGGATTTAAAGAATCTGGAAAATCGTTTAGAAAAAGGAATTAGCAAGATCAGATCCAAGAAG AATGAATTACTACTTGCTGAAATCGAATTTATGCAAAAGCGG GAGGTTGACTTGCACAACAATAATCAATTTCTGCGAGCAAAG tTTGGTGAAATGAATCAGATAGTTGAAGGCGAGAGAGTACAAGAACACCAACAAATGAACTTGGCACCGCAAGTTGGTGGTGGTTCCATAGACTATGAGCTCGTTCCAATTCCGCATTCCTTCGATAATCGAAACTTCTTCCAGGTCAACGCTCTGCAGCCCAATCAACATCAATATTCGCGTTCCTCCGACCAAACAGCACTTCAACTAGT CTAA
- the LOC124912003 gene encoding floral homeotic protein AGAMOUS-like isoform X4, which yields MEFPNLDDESMRLEMSSSQLRKNGRGKIEIKRIENTTNRQVTFCKRRNGLLKKAYELSVLCDAEVALIVFSNRGRLYEYANNSVRATIDRYKKAYSDSTNTGSVAEANAQYYQQESSKLRAQISNLQNSNRHMLGEGISTMPLRDLKNLENRLEKGISKIRSKKNELLLAEIEFMQKREVDLHNNNQFLRAKIVEGERVQEHQQMNLAPQVGGGSIDYELVPIPHSFDNRNFFQVNALQPNQHQYSRSSDQTALQLV from the exons atggaaTTTCCAAATCTTGATGATGAGTCGATGAGATTGGAGATGTCATCAAGTCAGCTGAGAAAGAACGGGAGGGGAAAGATCGAAATTAAGCGGATCGAGAACACTACTAATCGCCAAGTCACGTTTTGTAAACGCAGAAACGGTTTGCTGAAGAAAGCCTATGAATTGTCTGTTCTTTGCGATGCAGAAGTTGCTCTCATCGTCTTCTCCAACCGCGGTCGCCTCTATGAGTATGCTAACAACAG TGTGAGAGCAACCATTGATAGGTATAAGAAGGCTTATTCGGATTCGACCAACACTGGCTCCGTGGCCGAAGCAAATGCGCAG TATTATCAACAAGAATCTTCAAAATTGCGTGCCCAGATTAGCAATTTGCAGAACTCAAACAG GCACATGCTGGGTGAGGGTATTAGCACCATGCCTCTTAGGGATTTAAAGAATCTGGAAAATCGTTTAGAAAAAGGAATTAGCAAGATCAGATCCAAGAAG AATGAATTACTACTTGCTGAAATCGAATTTATGCAAAAGCGG GAGGTTGACTTGCACAACAATAATCAATTTCTGCGAGCAAAG ATAGTTGAAGGCGAGAGAGTACAAGAACACCAACAAATGAACTTGGCACCGCAAGTTGGTGGTGGTTCCATAGACTATGAGCTCGTTCCAATTCCGCATTCCTTCGATAATCGAAACTTCTTCCAGGTCAACGCTCTGCAGCCCAATCAACATCAATATTCGCGTTCCTCCGACCAAACAGCACTTCAACTAGTGTAA
- the LOC124911976 gene encoding GDSL esterase/lipase At5g45670-like has protein sequence MGILIHTWVLVCMTAVLSLWGAVRSEPQVPCYFIFGDSLVDNGNNNNIASLARANYLPYGIDFARGPTGRFCNGRTTVDVIAELLGFDDYIPPFSSASGQDILRGVNYASAAAGIREETGRQLGGRIPFSGQVNNYKTTVSQVVNLLGDGDSAASYLSKCIYSIGLGSNDYLNNYFMPAYYDSGRRYTPDQYADILIQQYRQQLQDLYNYGARKFALIGVGQIGCSPNELAQNSPDGTTCVERINSANRIFNNRLISLVDQFNSNTPDAKFTYINGYGIFQSVLTNAASFGISVTNAGCCGVGRNNGQITCLPFQTPCQNRDNYLFWDAFHPSEAANIIIGRRSYSAQSSTDSHPMDIRTLALS, from the exons ATGGGCATCTTGATCCACACATGGGTGCTGGTTTGCATGACCGCGGTGCTTAGTTTATGGGGAGCGGTTAGGTCGGAGCCACAAGTCCCGTGTTACTTCATTTTTGGCGACTCTTTAGTTGATAAtggaaacaacaacaacattgCTTCTCTAGCCAGAGCAAACTACTTGCCTTATGGCATTGACTTCGCACGCGGCCCAACCGGTCGGTTTTGCAACGGGAGGACAACTGTTGATGTCATAG CTGAGCTACTGGGGTTCGACGATTACATTCCTCCGTTTTCGAGTGCGAGTGGTCAAGACATTCTTAGAGGAGTCAACTATGCCTCGGCAGCTGCGGGCATTAGAGAAGAGACTGGCCGCCAATTG ggAGGTCGGATACCATTTAGCGGGCAAGTGAACAACTACAAGACTACTGTTTCCCAAGTTGTGAATTTGTTAGGGGACGGGGATTCAGCCGCTAGTTATCTAAGCAAGTGCATTTACTCGATAGGGTTAGGCAGCAACGACTATCTCAACAACTATTTCATGCCAGCATACTACGACTCCGGCAGGCGGTACACCCCCGATCAATATGCAGATATCCTTATTCAACAATACAGGCAACAACTCCAG GACTTGTACAATTATGGAGCAAGAAAATTTGCACTGATAGGAGTGGGCCAGATTGGATGCAGCCCAAATGAGTTAGCCCAAAACAGCCCAGATGGAACCACATGTGTTGAAAGGATTAATTCTGCAAATAGAATATTCAACAACAGGCTAATTTCTCTTGTAGATCAATTCAATAGCAATACTCCAGATGCAAAGTTTACATATATCAACGGTTATGGAATCTTTCAAAGCGTGTTAACCAATGCTGCATCTTTTG GCATTAGCGTGACAAACGCGGGTTGTTGTGGTGTGGGGAGGAACAATGGTCAAATTACGTGTCTACCATTTCAGACACCGTGCCAGAACAGGGACAATTATCTCTTTTGGGACGCGTTTCATCCTAGCGAGGCTGCAAATATTATCATTGGAAGGAGGTCTTACAGTGCCCAGTCTTCGACTGATTCACACCCGATGGATATTAGAACTCTAGCTCTAAGCTGA